In Oceaniferula flava, the genomic window AGCTGGAATTCGGCCGGGGTGACAATGGCGAGCTGGCCGCGCGTTTCCCCATCGTTGGCAAGCCGAGGGATGTTCAGCGTCCAGGTTTCGTCTGGATCGGGCAGGGGCAGTGAGTAGTGCAGGATGAGTCGACGGCGATTGATGCCATGGCTTTTCCACTGGAGTTTGATCTGCTGCATACTGGTCTCCGTCCACCCGGATAAGTCAGGGCCCTCGCAGGAAATGACGCGGGCATTTTTCGGCAACTGCAGCTCGGCCATGGTGGCGGCGTCGCCTTCCTTGGCATTGAGCTGGAGGTGGGCTTCGGCCTGGAGCTCGTTGTTCTTCGCGACGTAGAGCACCCGGGAGTCGGCCGACCACGTCGAGGCAATGGTCTCGGTTTTCCGACTCGCTGCAATTCTAACATTTCCACCGCCGGATGGCAGAACGTAGCCACCATCGCCCAACGCCTCCGCTCCCTGCACTTGGTATCCCTCGGCCGAAACCAAGTTTAGTCTCCCCGCCGCAGCGGCGACCGTTTCCAGACTAAAACTCCCATCGGGAAGAGCCGGCACGAACATCGTAACCGTCACACTGTGCTCTCCAGCTCCGTGGGTGAGTAGGGCCAGCTTTCCATCGTTAGGTGTTAGGACGCTGCTTGCCGGTTCGATGGATGCGATTGAATACCGTCCGCTGACCAAGGGCAGGGAGCTCCAGCCATCGGCAAACGTGGTGACAGAAAAGGTTGCCGTGACCTTGGCGGAAGATTTTGCACTGAGGTCAAACTGGTAGGCTGCGGATCGAATTGTGGCCGCTACCGGCGGGGCGGGCTTCTCCGTGTACTCCTTGGTTTTCAAATCCGCGATCAGCTGGCGAAGATTCTGATAGGAGAGATTCAGCTCGGCCTTGCCAGAGGTGAGTGCCGTCTCGGCCGGAGGCGCCGCGGACAAAGGGATCGCTGCCGAAGTGAGAGCAACGGCTAAGAGGACAAGGGTGGTGGTTCGTTTCATGACACTGCCAAGCTGGCAGCGCCATGTGAAATCCTGATGAAGCGAAGGTGAAAATTCTTAGAAGCTTTAAGGAGTGCGGAGATCTTAATCACCGCTTTAGATTCTAGAGCGAGGCCTTTCTCCCTCCGACACGGAATCGCCCTCAACCGCCTTTCTCCAAAGAACAGCAATGAACCTCGATGGTCACACAAGCTGCACAGCAAGCCTCACCCTCACCGGAGTATCAAAAGCGGTGATTTGCAATCTCCGCACTCCGAAAGAGATGCTAGTTCTTACTGCGTAAATGGTAATCGTCACGGGTGAAATATTTCTCCCAGTCCATCTTCCAGCCCGACCACTCAAGCTGTAGTGGCAGCTCTTCGTAGGAATAGGAGCCTCTGAGGAATTGCCCGTCACGTGTGAGTTCGAAGCGCACCTTGCCGCTGCGTTTTTCTCCCTGCCAAGACCCCTCGAGACCGTAGGAGGATTCCTTCAGCGAGAGCTTGCGATCCGCGCAGTGGCCGGACCACTTGCCATCACTTTTTTTGGTAAGTGTGAGCGGACCGTAGAAGGTTTCCCATTTCCCCGCCAAGTTCTCGTAAGTTGCGTGCGCGATGAGGTTGGTCTTGTCGAATGTTAGCTCCGAAAGCTGCACGCGATGTTGTAAACGGGTTTCGTTGTTCGTGTCTTTGATTGCCAGCGTGATGGTCGGGTCTTTGGCTTCCCAATCGATATCCACCATCGCAAAATTCGCCCCACCGTAACCGGGGCCCACCCTGCGGCGGGTGCGGGCGGCTCCGAGTGGCACGTTCAGCGAGCTGCTGGTGAAATCGACCAAGGAGTAGCAGTTTTCAGGATCCATCACATTGAGCTCGGCACTGTGAATATCACCACTCAGAAAAACAACACCCTCCGCCCGATGCTTCACGATCAAATCCACCAAGCGTTGCTGCTCGCGAGGGAGGTTATTCCAGGCCTCATAGCCTGTGTGATGCGCGGCGAACTGAATGCTCGTGCCGATCAGGCGAATGCGGGCCGGTTTCTGAAGCTCTCCTTCTAACCACTTCCACTGAGCATCGCCTAACATGGTCTTCTCTGGCGACTCGTCAGGTGTCCAGCGTCCCATGGGACGGTAGGGCGGTTTTCCATCAATGCGTTTCAGTTCCGATCGGAAATAGCGAGTATCTAACAAAATTAACTGCACCCGCTTGTCTCCCTCGCCAAAGTAGTAGCTGGTATAGACCCCCTCGCGCTTTCGCCGTGGACTATCGGGTCGCTCATCGAAGAACTCGAGGAAAAGTTGCTCGGACTCCTTGCGCTCCGGATACTCACTGCCGGCATCATTCCAGCCGTAGTCGTGGTCGTCCCAAGTCGCTAGAACCGGACAGCTGGCCGCGAGTTGACGGTAGCCAGTGGTTGCCCCCAGCTCGGCGTATTTCTTTTTCATCACGCCCATGTCATGGGTATCGGCATAGATGTTATCGCCAAGCCACAGCCAGAGTTGTGGTTTGTTAGAAACGATCGGCTGCCAGTGTTTCTGCGAGTGCGACGATTTCCAACAGGAGCCAAAGGCAAAATGACTCAGCGTGATGCGGGGGTTATCGTTAGGCAATGTCTGATGATGGAGTTCCTCGGCAAGGAGGGGAGTGCAGCAGAAAAGTAAACTTAGAAAAATCCGGATTATCATAGAGGTAAGCACTTGGTATTGAACCGACCATAGAACCACCATCGTCGACTGGAAAGATCATATCTTCTGAGCGGTTAAATGAGATCACCGAAGAAAGTCAAAAAAGACACTTGTAAAAATCTGTATTTTCAGTAATTACTGAAAGAGATGAAGGGCAACACGGAAAACACCACCCCAAAGCTCGATGAAGTCCGCGATGGATTCATCGCCCAGTGGGGAGCCTTTGGCAGCCAATGGGGGATCAACCGCACCATGGCCCAGATCCATGCCCTCCTCATGACCGGCACCGATGCCTTGAGCACCGATGAAGTCATGGAAAAGCTCACCATCAGCCGCGGCAATGCCCACACCAACCTCAAGGAACTGGTGAGCTGGGGCCTGGTCCGTATCATCGTTAGGAAAGGGGAGCGTAAAGAATTCTTCGAGGCCGAAAAGGATGTCTGGAAGATCTTCACCATCATCCTGCGCGAACGCCAACGCCGCGAGATCGACCCCGCTTTGGAGCTTCTGCGCGATTGCCAACAGGAGACTAAAGACCTCAAGGGCACCGAGGCCGAAGCCTTCCGCAACCAGGTAAAAGAATTGGAGCAATTCGTCAGCTTCGCCCGCAACGTCGGCGGCAAAGTCGGCAAGCTCTCCTACGGCCCTGCGATGAAACTCGCAGCCAAAGTCCTGGGCTAATCCTATTGCCCGCCCGAACCCAACACCCGAATCCGCATAAAACAAACTTTCAGTATTTTCTGAAAATACAAACTTCACCGACTCATGAAACCCTTCATCAATGTTCACTGGAAAAACCTGCTGGTAGTCAACTACCGCGTGGACCCGGCTGCGCTTGGCTTATTGGAAGACGAGTTACCTGTTGGCACGGAACTCGACGGTTTTCACGGCGAGCACTACGTCAGCGTGGTCGCCTTCCAATTTCAAAAGACCCGCATTCTCGGCATCCCCATGCCGTTTTACCGCGACTTCGCCGAGATCAACCTACGCTTCTACGTGCGTCGCAAAGTGGACGGGGCATGGCGACGCGGGGTGGTATTCGTCAAAGAGATCGTGCCCTGCCGACTCCCGGCCATGGTCGCTAACAAAATCTTCAAAGAAAACTTCCACATCCGCGCACTGACATGCGGCAGCGATGACAAAACTCTCAACTACCAATGGATCGACGGGGGAGAGCTGCAACAGCTGGAAATCGATCGCAACACCCAACTCGAAACGCCCGCCCCCGGCAGCCTTACCGAGCACATCATCGATCACTACTGGGCCTATAAAAAGATCAACGACACCACCACCGGCGAATTCCAAGTCACCCACCGCGCCTGGCAAACCCACCCCTGTCCAGCCGCCCGCATCGACCTCAACATCGCCCAAGTCTACGGCCAACAATGGGCCAATGCCCTCACCCCAGTCAG contains:
- a CDS encoding GbsR/MarR family transcriptional regulator, coding for MKGNTENTTPKLDEVRDGFIAQWGAFGSQWGINRTMAQIHALLMTGTDALSTDEVMEKLTISRGNAHTNLKELVSWGLVRIIVRKGERKEFFEAEKDVWKIFTIILRERQRREIDPALELLRDCQQETKDLKGTEAEAFRNQVKELEQFVSFARNVGGKVGKLSYGPAMKLAAKVLG
- a CDS encoding YqjF family protein, producing MKPFINVHWKNLLVVNYRVDPAALGLLEDELPVGTELDGFHGEHYVSVVAFQFQKTRILGIPMPFYRDFAEINLRFYVRRKVDGAWRRGVVFVKEIVPCRLPAMVANKIFKENFHIRALTCGSDDKTLNYQWIDGGELQQLEIDRNTQLETPAPGSLTEHIIDHYWAYKKINDTTTGEFQVTHRAWQTHPCPAARIDLNIAQVYGQQWANALTPVSTFYADGSQVQVTKPKKLRN
- a CDS encoding alkaline phosphatase D family protein, with amino-acid sequence MIIRIFLSLLFCCTPLLAEELHHQTLPNDNPRITLSHFAFGSCWKSSHSQKHWQPIVSNKPQLWLWLGDNIYADTHDMGVMKKKYAELGATTGYRQLAASCPVLATWDDHDYGWNDAGSEYPERKESEQLFLEFFDERPDSPRRKREGVYTSYYFGEGDKRVQLILLDTRYFRSELKRIDGKPPYRPMGRWTPDESPEKTMLGDAQWKWLEGELQKPARIRLIGTSIQFAAHHTGYEAWNNLPREQQRLVDLIVKHRAEGVVFLSGDIHSAELNVMDPENCYSLVDFTSSSLNVPLGAARTRRRVGPGYGGANFAMVDIDWEAKDPTITLAIKDTNNETRLQHRVQLSELTFDKTNLIAHATYENLAGKWETFYGPLTLTKKSDGKWSGHCADRKLSLKESSYGLEGSWQGEKRSGKVRFELTRDGQFLRGSYSYEELPLQLEWSGWKMDWEKYFTRDDYHLRSKN